In Novipirellula galeiformis, the genomic window GAGGCAAGCGTATGGCTATGCGTGACCACGACCAAAATCACTCCATGCCGGGTCGGCAAATCAAGCAGTAATTCGCTCACCGAATCGGCGGTGCGGCGGTCCAGATTCCCTGTTGGCTCATCAGCCAAGACCAACGAGGGACGCATCAACAGTGCCCGTGCAATGGCGACTCGCTCACGCTCGCCCCCAGAAAGCTCGCTGGGCAAATGCCCTCGGCGATCGGCGAGACCGACACTTTCGAGCAGTTGTTGGGCGTGTTGGAATCGCTCCGGTCGAGGGCTCCCTTGGGCAAGGGCGGGGACGAGAATGTTCTCGAGCACCGTTAACTGAGGCAACAGGTGATGGTCCTGGAAGATAAAGCCTACATGTTGGTTGCGAAAACCAGCCAGCTGGTTTTCGTTCAAGGCAAACGGGTCCTGGCCATCAATGCGAACGCTGCCATGATCGGGAACATCGAGCGTCCCGAGAATCTGAAGCAGCGTGCTTTTTCCGCAGCCACTCGGCCCCACAATCGCCAGCGAATCGCCAGCGGAAAGCGACAGGGAAACATCACTCAAAACTTGTAGCGGTTCGCCTGCGGTCGGATACGACTTGGCAAGATGCTCCACCACCAACGTACTTTGGGTTTTGTGTGTCGCCATCAGTTTATTGCTTCCCTTTGATTTTGCCAGAAGTTTGGGGGCCACACCGACGCGGCTCTCTAGCGTGTCAGCTCGCTTGCACACAGCGACAAGCTTGCGATTCCATAAAACGTGTATTCGACATCGGTTGTGTCATCAAGCGACAATGCGACAAAGCCTCCGGGGCTGCGCTGCATCATCATCGCAAACTTTTGCATCGCAGCCACATTCACGACCGACGTCGCGTCGAGATCGACGAGCGTGATCAATCCCGTACAAGTGCTCAACAAATCGGCGAAGGGGATGCGGGTATTTGCCGTCATTCCTCCTTCATCCGATTGCATTTCCGACAAAAACTCGATCGTGGCGGTATGGTCCATCGTGTCGAGCCGGCCGAGCGCTTTGAGCGTTCCAATCGCAGCGGCCGTCGGATTCACTCCGGGCCGTTTTGCCGCACGAATCTCGAGGAATCCGCCATCGACATGAGCTTGCGACGCGAGGAAGCGAACGATGTCATCGGGGTTCGGTACCGGCACTTCGATCAATTCGTGACACAATACCGACAGGAACGTTTGGTAGGTGCTTCCCGCTCGGCCTTCGGGGGTTTTTGCAAAACCGCCGTCTCCGGTGCGAAGCGTGGAAAGCAACTGTGCGATGTTGTGACGCCACGAATCATCATCGTCTCGGATCACCACCGCGCCGACGGATAATTCGCAAATCGCCGCTGCAAAGACCAACGAAATCATATCGATGATCGATTCGCGTCGCTGCATCCGGCCGCGCAGGAAGCTGGCCGCTCGCTCGCCCACCTCGGGAGTCAAGCCATCGAGGATCCACAAGCCACGCAGCGCAAAGGCCGTGTAGTAAGGATCGCTCTCGCCTTCACGGCCAGCAAAGCCTCCATCGGCACGCTGCTGCGCGACGAGCCAATCGGTCTGAGATTGGCGAACCTCAGGCGATAAATTCAACGCTCCGATTGCCAAGCGGAGTGTTAATTCATGCAGGTAGCTTTGCGGGGATTCGTGACCGCTCACGCAGAGCCTA contains:
- a CDS encoding prenyltransferase/squalene oxidase repeat-containing protein; this encodes MSGHESPQSYLHELTLRLAIGALNLSPEVRQSQTDWLVAQQRADGGFAGREGESDPYYTAFALRGLWILDGLTPEVGERAASFLRGRMQRRESIIDMISLVFAAAICELSVGAVVIRDDDDSWRHNIAQLLSTLRTGDGGFAKTPEGRAGSTYQTFLSVLCHELIEVPVPNPDDIVRFLASQAHVDGGFLEIRAAKRPGVNPTAAAIGTLKALGRLDTMDHTATIEFLSEMQSDEGGMTANTRIPFADLLSTCTGLITLVDLDATSVVNVAAMQKFAMMMQRSPGGFVALSLDDTTDVEYTFYGIASLSLCASELTR
- a CDS encoding ABC transporter ATP-binding protein, with translation MATHKTQSTLVVEHLAKSYPTAGEPLQVLSDVSLSLSAGDSLAIVGPSGCGKSTLLQILGTLDVPDHGSVRIDGQDPFALNENQLAGFRNQHVGFIFQDHHLLPQLTVLENILVPALAQGSPRPERFQHAQQLLESVGLADRRGHLPSELSGGERERVAIARALLMRPSLVLADEPTGNLDRRTADSVSELLLDLPTRHGVILVVVTHSHTLASALQQRRELSDGKLKEC